The Bacteroidota bacterium genome includes a region encoding these proteins:
- a CDS encoding agmatine deiminase family protein: MIHDSETNFLYLADSLKKKKYAHFLTCFETALDANNIPYQFLSETNDIWIIDYMPVQINDNKFVQFEYNPDYLQSKSGLKTISDVENICKSIKLIPKKSTLVVDGGNITQNGNAVIMCDKVFKENANLSEKELIKQLKDTLEIEKLYFVPWDKYDVTGHADGMVRYIDDKTVLINNYSKEKPEFQRAFRMALYNAGLDWIELPYKPYENKPSTSAEGIYLNYLQMKQAIFVPIFKRNSDDIALRILEKVFKGENIVPIESNEVAKEGGILNCVTWNVKGWI; encoded by the coding sequence ATGATACACGATAGTGAAACCAATTTTCTTTATTTAGCCGATAGTTTAAAAAAGAAGAAATATGCTCACTTTTTAACCTGTTTTGAAACAGCACTTGATGCAAATAACATACCTTACCAGTTTCTATCTGAAACAAACGATATTTGGATTATAGATTATATGCCTGTTCAAATAAATGATAATAAATTTGTACAGTTTGAATACAACCCTGATTATCTGCAATCTAAATCAGGACTAAAAACAATTTCTGATGTCGAAAATATCTGCAAATCCATCAAGCTCATTCCGAAAAAATCAACATTAGTAGTAGATGGTGGAAATATTACACAAAACGGCAATGCTGTAATAATGTGCGACAAGGTATTTAAAGAAAATGCTAACCTAAGCGAAAAAGAATTAATAAAACAATTAAAAGATACTTTAGAAATTGAAAAACTCTATTTCGTTCCCTGGGATAAATATGATGTAACCGGTCACGCAGATGGTATGGTTCGATACATTGATGATAAAACTGTTCTCATAAACAACTACTCAAAAGAAAAACCTGAATTTCAACGAGCATTTAGAATGGCTCTATACAACGCAGGACTCGATTGGATTGAACTTCCTTATAAACCCTATGAGAACAAACCATCTACCAGCGCTGAAGGTATTTATTTGAATTATTTGCAAATGAAGCAGGCTATATTTGTTCCGATCTTTAAGCGCAACTCAGATGATATTGCCCTAAGAATATTAGAGAAAGTATTTAAAGGGGAGAATATAGTCCCGATTGAAAGTAATGAGGTGGCAAAAGAAGGTGGGATTTTGAATTGTGTGACATGGAATGTGAAGGGATGGATATAG